The genomic DNA TGGTCAGGTCAAATAGTTCCCATGTGACGTTGTTGACGGGATCTTGATTGACAGCGCCCACGATTTCCCATGGCGGACGGACGACCTTTGTGCTGGCCATCCAACCCTCATGATAGATCGCGTGATCTCCCATCATTTCGAAGTATTGCGTCTTGTGCGTCGAGGGCGCGTTGGCGTTTGATTCGTCGAACGTGTAGGCAAAGCTGACGCCTTCGATCGGCTTTTGCGGGATGCCATCAACTTCTTCGGGAGCCGCGATGCCAGCCGTTTCCAGGATCGTTGGTACGACGTCGATCACGTGATGGAACTGGTGCCGAATCCCGCCTGCATCTTTGATCTTCGCTGGCCACGAAACGCACATACCCTGGCGAACGCCGCCCAGATGCGAAGCAACCTGCTTGGTCCAACTGTAAGGCGTGCAGAACGACCACGACCATGGCACAGCCATGTGATTGTAGGTCTGATCCGAACCCCAGACGTCGTAGAACTTCTCCAGTTGCAGCTCGACAGGAACTTCGACTCCGTTAAACGCAGCGACTTCGTTCGGCGTGCCAACCTGAGTTCCTTCGACACTGCCGCCGTTGTCGCCACTGATGTAGATAATCAGCGTGTCGTCCAGTTTGCCCATATCTTCGACGGCTTGAATGACGCGGCCGATTTCATGGTCGGTGTAGGCCAGGTAGGCGGCGTAGACTTCGACTTGGCGAATGAACAGCTTCTTCTCGTCGGCAGTCAATTCGTCCCAATGCTTCAACAGATCATCGGGCCATGGCGTCAGCTTGGCATCCGCCGGGATCACTCCCAACTTCTTCTGGTTGGCGAAAATCGTTTTGCGAAGTTCGTTCCAGCCCTCGTCGAAGAGATGCATGTCGCTGATCTTCTCGATCCACTCAGGCGTCGCGTGATGAGGTGCGTGCGTGCCGCCGGGGACGTAATAACAGAAGAACGGTTTGGTCGGATCGATCTGATTCAGTTGGTTCAGTTTCGCGATCGCGTCGTCCGCTTGCGCGGTCGTCAGGTTCCACTCGGGATTGTCGACATAAGGATAGATGGGAGTTGTCTGACGGTACAGATTCGGTTGCCACTGGCTCGTATCTCCACCGACAAACCCGTAGAAATAGTCGAATCCCATGCCGATCGGCCATTGGTCAAACGGGCCGACTTGGCTCGCTTGGAACGTGGGAACATTGTGATCCTTGCCGAACCATGACGTGCTGTAGCCATTGTCTTTGAGGATTCGGCCGATCGTGGCTTTGTCCTTTTCGATAATGCTGTTGTAGCCGGGGAAGCCGGTCGATTGCTCGGAGATCACACCGAAGCCGGCGGAGTGATGGTTGCGACCGGTGATCAACGCAGCCCGAGTTGGCGAGCAGAGCGATGTCGAATGGAACTGCGTATAACGCAGGCCGGCTTTGCCGATTCGATCCAACGCGGGCGTTGGGATGACGCCGCCAAAGGTGCTTGGTGCGCCAAATCCGACGTCGTCGGTCATGATCAACAACACGTTGGGAGCTTCTTTGGGAGGCACGATCCGCGGTGCCCACCACGCCTTCGACTGAGCCGCGTTGTCTTTGATCTTTCCGCCAAACTTCTCCGCCGGAGCGGGCAATTGTTTGCCATCGATCGTAGTCGTCGCCGCGGGAGAACCAAGTTCACCGATGACTTGTGGAACAAATGCCGACTTGGCGGTGCCAGCGTTTGAGCCGCCGCGACCGGCCGCCGGCGGAGAACCATCTTGAGACCAGCCCGGACTGGTCATGACCATTCCGACAACAAACACGGGGAACAAACGCCTAGACACGGCGCGCAAGCAATTCTTGTTCATGATGAGATCTTTCTACTGAAATAGGTGACGCGAATCCGGCCAGATTGTAGCGGACAGGCTAACAGAATCGCCAGCATTCTCCCCATCTTTATATAGATTTCACCTCGACCTTGTTAGCACCCTTGATAGGTGACAGGACGAATCCGAGCGTCCAATGGAAGCGTCAGAAAAGAAGGTAACGCGACGCGTCAACGAGAGCTTCACACTGCTCCACGCAGCCGCCTTGGGTTACCAACGATCTAGCGAGATGCCGTTGGTAGATGTAGAAGACCGCTTGGAATCGCGGGCAGATGCGGCGATACGATCGATTGGGATCAGTGGCTCAACGCGCGCGGTGGCTTGCGTTTCGCGGACTCGATCAATCCCCAGCCAGCTCTGGAAAAACCTCTTCGTCGAGGTTCATACGTTTGACTAGGGTACGAACCCGTAGCAGAAAGTCGCTCTTGTAATTGGCGACTTGTTGTTCGTTGAGATTCAATTCCTCAGCGACTTGCTTGTTGCCGACGCCGCGGACGAACAGAAGTTCCAGACATCGCAGCTTCTTCCAATCGCCGCGTTGTTTCCAATGTTTGATTTGCGATTCGAGAGCCTCCCGAACTGCGGTCTCCTCCAGATTCCGCCGCTCGCCGCTGCGGGCGATCGAGCTGGCCGGGCGGGCTGTCCCGGCGAGATCCCACGATCCCTGCGATCCGGTGGCGGAGAAGGAGATCGCCGGTCGACGCCCCTCGCGACGCAAGTGATCGGTCAATTTGTAGGCGCAGATCGAAAACAGATAACTCTCCAACGGCCGCGCCCCGTCGTAGTTCGGCAGGCTGGTCAGGAAGCCGATAAACGCTTCCTGCACGATATCTTCGCTGGCCGCCCGGTTCCGAATCCGACTCTCCGCAAACGCCAACAACCGGCCTTCGTAGCGATCGATCAGATCCTCCCACGCCCGCTGGTCTCCCTCGCGAATGCGACTCACGAGCAGCGAATTGGCTTGGGTTTCGGACATCATCAAACTTAGGTTTTAGGATCGAAGGAAGAGTAGGGCGTTGCGGCGAATCGTTCGACAATCGCGATGCCGTGCGGCGACGGTTTTATGCCAACGCGGTTTTGTCGTCGTGTCCTACTTTGGACCGCGGCGAGATCGATTTTAGCAGCACCGTCAGTCCCGACAGCCCCACCAAAGCCAAGGCGGCCAACACGCCGAGCCCTTTCAATCGCTGGCCAACTTCCAAGGCCTGCCATTGTTGCGTGATCTCGGAATGGAAGTCGTCGTCCAAAACCAAGACGCTCGCGTGTTGGAACATCTCTCCGGTGCTGGTCGTCAGTTTGCCGTTGTAGGTCCGATCGGGATCGACCAGCCCCGACGCGATCTG from Rosistilla oblonga includes the following:
- a CDS encoding arylsulfatase, coding for MNKNCLRAVSRRLFPVFVVGMVMTSPGWSQDGSPPAAGRGGSNAGTAKSAFVPQVIGELGSPAATTTIDGKQLPAPAEKFGGKIKDNAAQSKAWWAPRIVPPKEAPNVLLIMTDDVGFGAPSTFGGVIPTPALDRIGKAGLRYTQFHSTSLCSPTRAALITGRNHHSAGFGVISEQSTGFPGYNSIIEKDKATIGRILKDNGYSTSWFGKDHNVPTFQASQVGPFDQWPIGMGFDYFYGFVGGDTSQWQPNLYRQTTPIYPYVDNPEWNLTTAQADDAIAKLNQLNQIDPTKPFFCYYVPGGTHAPHHATPEWIEKISDMHLFDEGWNELRKTIFANQKKLGVIPADAKLTPWPDDLLKHWDELTADEKKLFIRQVEVYAAYLAYTDHEIGRVIQAVEDMGKLDDTLIIYISGDNGGSVEGTQVGTPNEVAAFNGVEVPVELQLEKFYDVWGSDQTYNHMAVPWSWSFCTPYSWTKQVASHLGGVRQGMCVSWPAKIKDAGGIRHQFHHVIDVVPTILETAGIAAPEEVDGIPQKPIEGVSFAYTFDESNANAPSTHKTQYFEMMGDHAIYHEGWMASTKVVRPPWEIVGAVNQDPVNNVTWELFDLTKDWTQSNDIAAEHPEKLEELKALFLEEARKYQVLPLDATVATRLVAPRPNITAGRTEFTYTQPMTGVPQGDSPVLINCSYSITADIEVPENGAEGMLLTSGGRFGGYGFYLLKGKPVFLWNLVDLKRQRWEGPDALAPGKHVLEFEFTYDGMGMGTLAFNNLSGIGQSGIGVLKVDGKEVATGKLPHTIPLILQWDETFDIGSDTGTPVDDKDYKTPFEFTGKLNKLTLELQRPNLSPADIRKLEAAQRNNKASE
- a CDS encoding RNA polymerase sigma factor, coding for MSETQANSLLVSRIREGDQRAWEDLIDRYEGRLLAFAESRIRNRAASEDIVQEAFIGFLTSLPNYDGARPLESYLFSICAYKLTDHLRREGRRPAISFSATGSQGSWDLAGTARPASSIARSGERRNLEETAVREALESQIKHWKQRGDWKKLRCLELLFVRGVGNKQVAEELNLNEQQVANYKSDFLLRVRTLVKRMNLDEEVFPELAGD